Proteins encoded in a region of the Benincasa hispida cultivar B227 chromosome 2, ASM972705v1, whole genome shotgun sequence genome:
- the LOC120072348 gene encoding DNA annealing helicase and endonuclease ZRANB3-like isoform X2 encodes MDEESSILVVCPAVLRFSWAEELERWLPFCLPSDIHLVFGHLDNPCHLSKFPKVVVISYTMLHRLRKSILQQKWSLLIVDESHHIRCAKKSSEPEEIKAVLDLATKMQHIILLSGTPSLSRPYDIFHQIDMLWPGLLGKTKYEFAKTYCDVKFISTSQGKTFKDFSKGIRLEELNVLLKQTVMIRRLKVHVLVQLPPKRRQIIKLLLKSSDIAGAKAATREVINCDHDRNVVENNTHDILGEEEPDDGGDCGIGKLSYHELGIAKLSGFREWFSIHPIISESDGLMDLDLKTDSQKMIIFAHHHKVLDGLQELMCEKGIQFVRIDGTTLARDRQSAVLLFQSSAEVKVAIIGITAGGVGLDFSSAQNVVFLELPQSPSLMLQAEDRAHRRGQTKAVNIYIFCAKDTLDESHWQNLNKSLHCITSTTDGKYDAIQEIAVERVSYLEACGRSGRSSESDMNSATSIELSSKGTRSQGHISLVVEVKDDLNAKTDYPSGQNDGIDNTTQVDQIAFKGEMLSVQLNKALLSMGKLEENVIEVDTRSPERASYPQLDQQSGENDQAQQEEKLGSGALKVDNGESHLIIEPEKNSLNHVHVLRFEVSQYTGRVHLYTCIPGIDLRPRPLFLNFRPEEVELMNCSVDNSEKTDFNLDGTLYKHALQEFLSEWHKLRPIEQRKLHGKPLQLPLDIELWYSKENINHNAAGVLKGKSLRRTTPLDDISKPLPSSAVLKLVQLCRGSGKRKKEYAQGWTLTDEPLCKLCQTPCQGINAKTPEYFEDLFCNLGCYEEYRIRISTTSLRRELFQIERGVCSNCHLDCHKLVKHIRPLTLDMRSDYIEKVAPNLARRKKLLDKIVNNPTEGNAWHADHIVPVYRGGGECRLENMRTLCVACHFDVTAEQRAERRLVRLKAKKQLRDTITDIKKGGNTERIDTNIQKRLHDEQENVIDDQLILVKVPGSAYSKDDCLDNNNTEGPRESIGA; translated from the exons ATGGATGAAGAGAGTTCAATACTTGTTGTTTGCCCTGCTGTTTTACGTTTTTCTTGGGCAGAAGAACTAGAGCGTTGGCTTCCATTTTGTTTGCCTTCTGATATTCATCTTg TTTTTGGTCATCTGGACAATCCTTGCCATTTATCAAAATTCCCTAAAGTTGTGGTTATATCATATACGATGCTTCATCGTTTGCGTAAGAGCATTCTTCAGCAGAAGTGGTCTTTGTTGATTGTTGATGAATCTCATCACATAAGATGTGCCAAGAAGTCATCTGAACCAGAAGAG ATAAAGGCTGTTCTTGATTTAGCAACAAAGATGCAGCATATCATTCTTCTATCTGGAACTCCGTCTTTATCAAG GCCATATGATATTTTTCATCAGATAGACATGCTATG GCCTGGTCTGCTTGGAAAGACCAAGTATGAGTTTGCAAAAACTTATTGTGATGTCAAATTTATCTCTACTTCCCAGGGGAAAACTTTCAAG GACTTCTCGAAAGGCATTCGATTAGAGGAGTTGAATGTGCTGCTCAAGCAAACTGTTATG ataaGACGTTTGAAAGTGCATGTGTTGGTTCAACTACCACCCAAACGAAGGCAGATCATAAAATTATTGTTGAAAAGTTCTGATATAGCTGGAGCAAAGGCAGCTACTAGGGAGGTGATCAATTGTGACCATGACAGAAATGTTGTTGAAAACAATACTCACGATATTTTGGGGGAAGAGGAACCAGATG ATGGTGGAGATTGCGGAATTGGGAAACTCTCGTATCATGAACTGGGTATTGCAAAGCTATCTGGTTTTCGTGAATGGTTTTCTATTCATCCAATCATTTCCGAATCAGATGGTTTGATGGACTTGGATTTGAAGACAGATTCCCAAAAGATGATCATTTTTGCTCATCATCATAAAGTTCTTGATGGATTACAA GAACTTATGTGTGAAAAGGGAATCCAGTTTGTTCGCATTGATGGCACGACTCTTGCTCGAGACAGGCAATCGGCTGTGCTGTTATTCCAGTCATCAGCCGAG GTTAAAGTTGCTATAATAGGTATTACTGCTGGTGGAGTTGGACTTGATTTCTCTTCGGCACAAAATGTTGTGTTTTTGGAATTACCTCAGTCACCATCGTTGATGCTTCAG GCAGAGGATAGAGCTCACAGGCGAGGGCAGACCAAGGCAGtcaacatatacattttctgTGCCAAG GATACGTTAGATGAGTCTCATTGGCAGAACTTGAACAAGAGTTTGCACTGCATTACCTCGACCACTGATGGAAAATATGATGCAATCCAAGAAATAGCG GTAGAACGTGTTTCTTATCTAGAGGCATGTGGCAGAAGTGGTAGAAGTTCTGAGAGTGATATGAATTCAGCAACAAGCATTGAACTCTCCTCAAAAGGAACGAGATCTCAAGGCCATATCTCTTTAGTGGTTGAAGTAAAAGATGATTTAAATGCGAAGACTGATTATCCATCTGGTCAAAATGATGGCATCGACAATACAACTCAAGTAGATCAAATAGCTTTTAAG GGTGAAATGTTATCTGTGCAACTAAACAAAGCTTTGCTCTCAATGGGAAAATTGGAAGAGAATGTTATTGAAGTTGACACCAGAAGTCCTGAAAGAGCTTCCTATCCTCAATTGGATCAGCAAAGTGGAGAGAATGATCAAGCGCAGCAG GAAGAAAAGTTAGGCTCTGGTGCATTGAAGGTTGATAATGGTGAATCCCATCTGATCATCGAGCCTGAAAAAAATTCCTTGAACCATGTTCATGTTCTACGGTTTGAG GTTAGTCAGTATACAGGAAGAGTGCACTTGTATACATGCATTCCTGGGATAGACTTACGACCAAGACCACTGTTTCTGAATTTCCGACCAGAAGAAGTTGAATTGATGAACTGTTCTGTCGATAATAGTGAAAAAACAGATTTCAATTTGGACGGTACACTTTACAAACATGCTCTTCAAGAATTTCTCAGTGAATGGCATAAGTTGAGACCGATTGAGCAAAGAAAGTTACATGGAAAGCCACTGCAACTTCCTTTAGATATTGAGCTGTGGTACTCGAAGGAAAACATCAACCACAACGCGGCT GGAGTGTTGAAGGGTAAAAGTTTGCGGCGCACAACACCACTTGATGACATTAGCAAACCATTGCCGTCTTCTGCTGTATTGAAACTGGTCCAATTATGCCGTGGCTctgggaaaagaaagaaagagtaTGCTCAGGGTTGGACACTGACAGATGAACCTCTCTGTAAACTGTGTCAAACGCCATGCCA GGGCATCAATGCGAAGACACCTGAATATTTCGAAGATCTTTTCTGTAATCTTGGCTGTTATGAAGAATACCGCATTAGGATTAGTACCACATCCCTCCGTCGG GAACTATTTCAAATAGAGCGTGGTGTCTGCTCAAATTGTCATTTGGACTGTCATAAGCTCGTAAAGCACATAAGACCATTGACCTTGGACATGCGGAGTGATTATATTGAAAAAGTAGCACCTAATTTGGCAAGGCGGAAGAAATT GCTTGATAAGATTGTTAATAATCCAACTGAGGGCAACGCATGGCATGCTGACCACATTGTTCCTGTTTACCGAGGTGGAG GTGAGTGCAGGCTAGAGAATATGAGGACCCTTTGTGTGGCATGCCATTTTGATGTTACTGCTGAACAACGTGCTGAACGACGATTAGTTCGGCTCAAAGCTAAGAAACAACTTAGAGACACTATCACTGATATCAAGAAAGGTGGAAATACTGAAAGGATAGATACCAACATTCAG AAGCGATTGCACGATGAACAAGAGAATGTAATTGATGATCAGCTGATCTTGGTGAAGGTTCCTGGAAGTGCCTACTCCAAAGACGACTGCCTAGACAATAATAATACGGAGGGACCTAGAGAGTCTATAGGAGCTTAG
- the LOC120072348 gene encoding DNA annealing helicase and endonuclease ZRANB3-like isoform X1, with the protein MDITEEQRRRAEANRLAAIAKRKALIESSKGQLQHQDPWKLFKCRKLSTELNAASTIQSSKSLTDNNTHLPERFRVRLEICSPDSFSITPEVVKGCFYPGEENCFRILSDCLSNVTHSHYTQIIGGGKASVYKLRDYCSILKCLKNSKDIDVDEIPWTTFNVVERLSHSFSSGRWMPCRPEHLSDEKVNELMKKLPDRLLNRLLPFQLDGVRFGLHRGGRCLIADEMGLGKTLQAIAIASCLMDEESSILVVCPAVLRFSWAEELERWLPFCLPSDIHLVFGHLDNPCHLSKFPKVVVISYTMLHRLRKSILQQKWSLLIVDESHHIRCAKKSSEPEEIKAVLDLATKMQHIILLSGTPSLSRPYDIFHQIDMLWPGLLGKTKYEFAKTYCDVKFISTSQGKTFKDFSKGIRLEELNVLLKQTVMIRRLKVHVLVQLPPKRRQIIKLLLKSSDIAGAKAATREVINCDHDRNVVENNTHDILGEEEPDDGGDCGIGKLSYHELGIAKLSGFREWFSIHPIISESDGLMDLDLKTDSQKMIIFAHHHKVLDGLQELMCEKGIQFVRIDGTTLARDRQSAVLLFQSSAEVKVAIIGITAGGVGLDFSSAQNVVFLELPQSPSLMLQAEDRAHRRGQTKAVNIYIFCAKDTLDESHWQNLNKSLHCITSTTDGKYDAIQEIAVERVSYLEACGRSGRSSESDMNSATSIELSSKGTRSQGHISLVVEVKDDLNAKTDYPSGQNDGIDNTTQVDQIAFKGEMLSVQLNKALLSMGKLEENVIEVDTRSPERASYPQLDQQSGENDQAQQEEKLGSGALKVDNGESHLIIEPEKNSLNHVHVLRFEVSQYTGRVHLYTCIPGIDLRPRPLFLNFRPEEVELMNCSVDNSEKTDFNLDGTLYKHALQEFLSEWHKLRPIEQRKLHGKPLQLPLDIELWYSKENINHNAAGVLKGKSLRRTTPLDDISKPLPSSAVLKLVQLCRGSGKRKKEYAQGWTLTDEPLCKLCQTPCQGINAKTPEYFEDLFCNLGCYEEYRIRISTTSLRRELFQIERGVCSNCHLDCHKLVKHIRPLTLDMRSDYIEKVAPNLARRKKLLDKIVNNPTEGNAWHADHIVPVYRGGGECRLENMRTLCVACHFDVTAEQRAERRLVRLKAKKQLRDTITDIKKGGNTERIDTNIQKRLHDEQENVIDDQLILVKVPGSAYSKDDCLDNNNTEGPRESIGA; encoded by the exons ATGGATATCACTGAAGAGCAACGAAGGCGTGCGGAAGCAAACCGTTTAGCTGCCATAGCCAAACGCAAAGCACTGATTGAATCTTCTAAAGGCCAACTGCAACACCAGGACCCATGGAAGCTTTTCAAATGTCGCAAGCTTTCCACTGAACTTAATGCTGCCAGTACCATCCAATCATCGAAAAGCTTAACCGATAACAACACCCATTTGCCTGAAAGGTTCCGAGTAAGGTTGGAAATTTGCTCCCCTGACTCGTTCTCGATCACGCCGGAAGTCGTGAAAGGATGCTTTTACCCGGGAGAGGAGAATTGCTTCAGGATATTGAGCGACTGTTTATCTAAT GTCACACATTCTCACTACACACAAATTATTGGCGGCGGAAAGGCTTCTGTTTATAAGCTGAGGGATTATTGTtctattttgaaatgtttaaagaaCTCCAAGGACATTGATGTTGACGAGATACCATGGACAACATTCAACGTGGTCGAGAGACTCTCGCATTCATTTAGTTCAGGGCGCTGGATGCCATGCAGGCCTGAGCATCTTTCAGATGAGAAGGTCAATGAATTAATGAAGAAGTTACCGGATCGGTTACTGAATAGACTCTTACCGTTCCAACTTGATGGTGTAAGATTTGGCTTGCATAGGGGTGGCCGATGCTTGATAGCCGATGAAATGGGTCTTGGGAAAACACTGCAG GCTATTGCAATTGCTAGCTGCCTCATGGATGAAGAGAGTTCAATACTTGTTGTTTGCCCTGCTGTTTTACGTTTTTCTTGGGCAGAAGAACTAGAGCGTTGGCTTCCATTTTGTTTGCCTTCTGATATTCATCTTg TTTTTGGTCATCTGGACAATCCTTGCCATTTATCAAAATTCCCTAAAGTTGTGGTTATATCATATACGATGCTTCATCGTTTGCGTAAGAGCATTCTTCAGCAGAAGTGGTCTTTGTTGATTGTTGATGAATCTCATCACATAAGATGTGCCAAGAAGTCATCTGAACCAGAAGAG ATAAAGGCTGTTCTTGATTTAGCAACAAAGATGCAGCATATCATTCTTCTATCTGGAACTCCGTCTTTATCAAG GCCATATGATATTTTTCATCAGATAGACATGCTATG GCCTGGTCTGCTTGGAAAGACCAAGTATGAGTTTGCAAAAACTTATTGTGATGTCAAATTTATCTCTACTTCCCAGGGGAAAACTTTCAAG GACTTCTCGAAAGGCATTCGATTAGAGGAGTTGAATGTGCTGCTCAAGCAAACTGTTATG ataaGACGTTTGAAAGTGCATGTGTTGGTTCAACTACCACCCAAACGAAGGCAGATCATAAAATTATTGTTGAAAAGTTCTGATATAGCTGGAGCAAAGGCAGCTACTAGGGAGGTGATCAATTGTGACCATGACAGAAATGTTGTTGAAAACAATACTCACGATATTTTGGGGGAAGAGGAACCAGATG ATGGTGGAGATTGCGGAATTGGGAAACTCTCGTATCATGAACTGGGTATTGCAAAGCTATCTGGTTTTCGTGAATGGTTTTCTATTCATCCAATCATTTCCGAATCAGATGGTTTGATGGACTTGGATTTGAAGACAGATTCCCAAAAGATGATCATTTTTGCTCATCATCATAAAGTTCTTGATGGATTACAA GAACTTATGTGTGAAAAGGGAATCCAGTTTGTTCGCATTGATGGCACGACTCTTGCTCGAGACAGGCAATCGGCTGTGCTGTTATTCCAGTCATCAGCCGAG GTTAAAGTTGCTATAATAGGTATTACTGCTGGTGGAGTTGGACTTGATTTCTCTTCGGCACAAAATGTTGTGTTTTTGGAATTACCTCAGTCACCATCGTTGATGCTTCAG GCAGAGGATAGAGCTCACAGGCGAGGGCAGACCAAGGCAGtcaacatatacattttctgTGCCAAG GATACGTTAGATGAGTCTCATTGGCAGAACTTGAACAAGAGTTTGCACTGCATTACCTCGACCACTGATGGAAAATATGATGCAATCCAAGAAATAGCG GTAGAACGTGTTTCTTATCTAGAGGCATGTGGCAGAAGTGGTAGAAGTTCTGAGAGTGATATGAATTCAGCAACAAGCATTGAACTCTCCTCAAAAGGAACGAGATCTCAAGGCCATATCTCTTTAGTGGTTGAAGTAAAAGATGATTTAAATGCGAAGACTGATTATCCATCTGGTCAAAATGATGGCATCGACAATACAACTCAAGTAGATCAAATAGCTTTTAAG GGTGAAATGTTATCTGTGCAACTAAACAAAGCTTTGCTCTCAATGGGAAAATTGGAAGAGAATGTTATTGAAGTTGACACCAGAAGTCCTGAAAGAGCTTCCTATCCTCAATTGGATCAGCAAAGTGGAGAGAATGATCAAGCGCAGCAG GAAGAAAAGTTAGGCTCTGGTGCATTGAAGGTTGATAATGGTGAATCCCATCTGATCATCGAGCCTGAAAAAAATTCCTTGAACCATGTTCATGTTCTACGGTTTGAG GTTAGTCAGTATACAGGAAGAGTGCACTTGTATACATGCATTCCTGGGATAGACTTACGACCAAGACCACTGTTTCTGAATTTCCGACCAGAAGAAGTTGAATTGATGAACTGTTCTGTCGATAATAGTGAAAAAACAGATTTCAATTTGGACGGTACACTTTACAAACATGCTCTTCAAGAATTTCTCAGTGAATGGCATAAGTTGAGACCGATTGAGCAAAGAAAGTTACATGGAAAGCCACTGCAACTTCCTTTAGATATTGAGCTGTGGTACTCGAAGGAAAACATCAACCACAACGCGGCT GGAGTGTTGAAGGGTAAAAGTTTGCGGCGCACAACACCACTTGATGACATTAGCAAACCATTGCCGTCTTCTGCTGTATTGAAACTGGTCCAATTATGCCGTGGCTctgggaaaagaaagaaagagtaTGCTCAGGGTTGGACACTGACAGATGAACCTCTCTGTAAACTGTGTCAAACGCCATGCCA GGGCATCAATGCGAAGACACCTGAATATTTCGAAGATCTTTTCTGTAATCTTGGCTGTTATGAAGAATACCGCATTAGGATTAGTACCACATCCCTCCGTCGG GAACTATTTCAAATAGAGCGTGGTGTCTGCTCAAATTGTCATTTGGACTGTCATAAGCTCGTAAAGCACATAAGACCATTGACCTTGGACATGCGGAGTGATTATATTGAAAAAGTAGCACCTAATTTGGCAAGGCGGAAGAAATT GCTTGATAAGATTGTTAATAATCCAACTGAGGGCAACGCATGGCATGCTGACCACATTGTTCCTGTTTACCGAGGTGGAG GTGAGTGCAGGCTAGAGAATATGAGGACCCTTTGTGTGGCATGCCATTTTGATGTTACTGCTGAACAACGTGCTGAACGACGATTAGTTCGGCTCAAAGCTAAGAAACAACTTAGAGACACTATCACTGATATCAAGAAAGGTGGAAATACTGAAAGGATAGATACCAACATTCAG AAGCGATTGCACGATGAACAAGAGAATGTAATTGATGATCAGCTGATCTTGGTGAAGGTTCCTGGAAGTGCCTACTCCAAAGACGACTGCCTAGACAATAATAATACGGAGGGACCTAGAGAGTCTATAGGAGCTTAG